In Fibrobacter sp. UWH6, the genomic stretch TGAGTTTATTAAAGAAGCATTGGCAAAAGTTCATCATTGCCTCGTTTGCTAGTTTCTGGGCAAGTTGCAGCGATTCGGAATCATCCACACAGCCTGTTTACGACGGGCCGTCTAGTTCCGACGCAGCAATGTCTAGTTCCAGCGAGACAACCCCTAATTCTAGCAGCAATGTGGAACCGACATCCAGTAACAGCGAAAATACGATTCGTCCCTCAAGCAGTTCGTCTAATTCCATTCCCCAGATAGAGCCGCTGTATGGTGTAGTGCAGGAGCCGCTACAGCCGACCTGTAAGCCATCCGTGGTCGAAAGCTATTCGATTCCTCCTTGTCACGACGAAATCTGCCCGGATTACGGTGTTGAAATTGTGAAAACGGAAGGTTGCGATTGCAGTGATGGAAGTTCCTACACTCTGGAACAATTTTCCAATCTCTTTGGTGTTAATGAAGACGCAGCAAGAGAATGCAATCCTGGCAACGCAACAGGTCCGAACAATTCCAGCGAGGAAAATTCCAGCAGTTCCATGGGCATCGACGAATCGCCATTCGTCAAGGATACCGCCTTCATCGACCAGCCTGCAGTTTACGGACCTCCTTGCTATTTCAATGGAACATGCAACGATGTTCCCAGCACCGAAGAAAAGGAATAGTCCCGATGAAGCTTGGCTTGAAAAAGCGCCTGGCGCTGGAATTTTACCGACTTTACCGCCATAACGAAATCAAGACTCACCCGTTGACTTATTTCTTCTGGGAATGCACCCTGCGCTGCAACCTGCATTGCCTGCACTGCGGAAGTGACTGTCTAAAGGATGCCATTCCCGACATGCCTCGTGAAGATTTCATGGCAGTATTGGACCACCTGGCCCCCCACATCGACCCCAAGCATTTTATGGTAGTTATTACCGGCGGCGAACCGCTGATGCGCCAGGACCTGGTAGAATGCGGTCAGGAAATCAAGAAACGCGGCTACCCCTGGGGCATGGTCAGCAACGCTCTCGCCATGACTCCCCAGAAGTTCGTGGACTTGCTAAACGCAGGTCTTCGTTCCCTGACTATCAGCCTCGACGGTCTCCACGACAGCCACAACCACTTCCGTGGAAGTCCCAACAGTTTCGACAACGCCATCCGCGCCATCAATATGGCAGCCCATACACCAGGTCTTACCTTTGACACAATGACCTGCGTCAACAAGCAGAATCTTCCGGAACTTCCAGAAATCCGGGATATGCTAGTCAAGATGGGCGTCAAGCGCTGGCGTATCGCAACCGTATTCCCCAAGGGGCGAGCCAAGGACAATCCGCTGTTCCAGCTAACCAACCAGGAATTCAAGCAGGTCTTTGACTTCATCCGCGAAACAAAGCGGATGGGAGTCATCAACGTAAACTATGGCTGCGAAGGATTCCTGGGCAGCTACGAAAAGGAATCTCGCAACTATCCTTTCTTCTGCCGAGCCGGCGTAAACGTAGGTTCAGTCCTTGCCAACGGAGATATTTCCGCATGCCCCAGCCTCCGTGGCGACTACATCCAGGGAAACATATACAAGGATGACATCTGGGACGTATGGCAGAACCGCTACCAGATTATGCGAGACCGCAACTGGGCCCGCCTTGGAGACTGCAAGAAGTGCAAGTACTGGCGTTACTGCGAAGGTTCCAGCCTCCACCTTCGTGACGAGAAGACCAAGGAATTGGCATACTGCCACGTCAAGCGTTTGGAAGACGCAGGGGCGTAACCTCAAAAAAAACAGATATCAAAAAGGGCTGTCCCATTTTCAGGAACAGCCTTTTTCATATTAGCGCAATCAATTATCGGAGCGTCGGAGTAGTCCAGTCAATCCAATCGGACTTATTCCACTTAATCTGCTCAGAATTCTTGGTGTAGTCAATCTTACCAGTCTTGATTCCATCCTTACCCAGCAGGAACTTGTTGATAAAGTCCTTCACTTCGTCAAACTGTCCGTTGGGCAAAGAGCAGTGGGCGTGACCGCCTTCCTGGCTGTAGGTGTAGTTTTCGCTTACGCCCAATGCGTCAAAGACTTCCTTGGAAGCCTGGCCGCAGTAGTTGGAGGGAACTTCACCAAGCCATTCCTGGCCTGCGTTGTCGATAATCAGCAAGGGACGAGGAGCCACCATGGCCACCAGCATATGCTGGTCGAAGGGCAAGGTGTTTTCCTTTCCGTCGTAGTTCTTGAAGGTTGTCTTCATCCAGTTGCCTTCTGAGCCCGCACTATTCAGGCCCTGTACAAACTGTTTGCCCTTCTGCTTATTGACTTGAGCCCCCACACGCCAGAGGGAAGCGCCACCGGAACCGGATTCCTGGGGAATGGTCAAGGCAATACGGGTATCAAAGGCGCCAACAGCAAGAGAGCCCTTGCCCCAGCGAGAACAACCGGTAATACCAAGATGCTTTACATCGATGCCAGCTTCCGGAGTTTTTTCCAGAGCGTCAATCAGGCGGCTCACACCCCATGCCCAAGCCATGATGGTGCCAGTGCTAGCGTTGGATCCATAAATGTCGTAGAACTTACCGCTACCACGCTGGCTTTCAGGAGCAACATTATCGGGGTTGAAGATAATCTGAGCAATGTCAAGACCAGAGAGGGAGCCACCCAGGCTACCGCAAGTGTTACCCATAAAG encodes the following:
- a CDS encoding TIGR04133 family radical SAM/SPASM protein yields the protein MKLGLKKRLALEFYRLYRHNEIKTHPLTYFFWECTLRCNLHCLHCGSDCLKDAIPDMPREDFMAVLDHLAPHIDPKHFMVVITGGEPLMRQDLVECGQEIKKRGYPWGMVSNALAMTPQKFVDLLNAGLRSLTISLDGLHDSHNHFRGSPNSFDNAIRAINMAAHTPGLTFDTMTCVNKQNLPELPEIRDMLVKMGVKRWRIATVFPKGRAKDNPLFQLTNQEFKQVFDFIRETKRMGVINVNYGCEGFLGSYEKESRNYPFFCRAGVNVGSVLANGDISACPSLRGDYIQGNIYKDDIWDVWQNRYQIMRDRNWARLGDCKKCKYWRYCEGSSLHLRDEKTKELAYCHVKRLEDAGA